In a single window of the Sulfurimonas sp. hsl 1-7 genome:
- a CDS encoding peptidylprolyl isomerase codes for MFGRQLKEYDLTNVNEFQWAKVSTNKGDIWIKLYPEETPNTVANFAHLASTGFYNDLNFHRVIPGFMAQGGCPHGTGTGGPDWAIACETDKNTHKHVKGTLSMAHAGPNTGGSQFFICFVPCPHLDGVHTVFGGIEENDAESMSVLDDIRMQDEINSIEIFKERA; via the coding sequence ATGTTCGGAAGACAACTAAAAGAGTACGACTTAACAAATGTTAATGAGTTTCAATGGGCAAAAGTATCTACAAACAAAGGTGATATCTGGATCAAACTTTATCCTGAAGAGACACCAAATACTGTTGCAAACTTTGCTCACTTAGCAAGCACTGGTTTTTACAATGACTTAAACTTCCACAGAGTTATTCCAGGTTTCATGGCACAAGGTGGATGTCCACACGGAACTGGTACTGGCGGACCTGACTGGGCGATCGCTTGTGAGACTGACAAAAACACTCACAAACACGTAAAAGGAACATTATCTATGGCTCACGCTGGACCAAACACTGGTGGTAGCCAATTCTTCATCTGTTTCGTTCCTTGTCCACACTTAGACGGTGTTCACACTGTATTCGGTGGTATCGAAGAAAACGACGCTGAATCTATGTCTGTTCTTGATGATATCAGAATGCAAGACGAGATCAACTCAATTGAGATCTTCAAAGAGAGAGCGTAA
- a CDS encoding rod shape-determining protein, which produces MIFNKFIGLFSNDLSIDLGTANTIVIAKGRGIIINEPSVVAVKSEKYGQSRVLAVGHEAKEMVGKTPGNIRAIRPMRDGVIADFDMTEKMIRKFIEKAHGRSSLISPRIIICVPYGLTQVERKAVRESAMSAGAREVYLIEEPMAAAIGAGVDIREPQGNLVVDIGGGTTEIGVVSLGGLVLSKSIRTAGDKIDQGIINYVRKKYNLLIGERVAEEIKITIGTAVTLDEPLSMIINGRDQVEGLLSSVELTSDDARDAMKEPLKEIAEALRDVLEIMPPDLAGDIVNHGIILTGGGALIRQLDKYLSDIVKIPVFVADEPLLAVARGTGRALEEIDILQELFENE; this is translated from the coding sequence ATGATTTTTAACAAATTTATTGGGCTATTTTCAAACGATCTTTCAATCGACTTAGGAACAGCAAATACTATCGTTATAGCAAAAGGAAGAGGTATCATTATTAATGAACCTTCAGTTGTTGCTGTTAAATCTGAGAAATATGGACAAAGCAGAGTTTTAGCTGTTGGACATGAAGCAAAAGAGATGGTTGGTAAAACTCCAGGAAATATCAGAGCTATCCGTCCTATGCGTGACGGTGTTATCGCCGATTTCGATATGACAGAGAAGATGATCAGAAAGTTTATCGAAAAAGCACACGGTAGAAGTTCTCTTATCTCTCCACGTATCATTATCTGTGTACCTTACGGACTTACTCAGGTTGAGAGAAAAGCAGTTCGTGAATCTGCTATGAGTGCAGGTGCTAGAGAAGTTTACCTGATCGAAGAGCCAATGGCAGCTGCAATCGGTGCCGGTGTTGATATCCGTGAGCCACAAGGTAACTTAGTTGTTGATATCGGTGGTGGTACTACTGAGATCGGTGTTGTTTCACTTGGTGGTCTTGTACTTTCTAAGTCAATCAGAACTGCAGGTGACAAGATAGATCAAGGTATCATTAACTACGTAAGAAAAAAATACAACTTACTTATCGGTGAGCGTGTAGCTGAAGAGATCAAAATCACTATCGGTACAGCTGTTACTTTAGATGAACCACTTTCTATGATCATCAACGGTCGTGACCAAGTTGAAGGACTTTTAAGCTCAGTTGAACTTACATCTGACGATGCTCGTGATGCTATGAAAGAACCTCTTAAAGAGATTGCTGAAGCACTTCGTGACGTTTTAGAGATTATGCCTCCAGATCTTGCAGGTGACATCGTAAATCACGGTATTATCTTAACTGGTGGTGGTGCACTTATCCGTCAACTTGATAAATACCTCTCTGACATCGTAAAAATCCCTGTTTTTGTAGCAGATGAACCACTTTTAGCGGTTGCTCGCGGAACTGGTCGTGCTTTAGAAGAGATCGATATCCTCCAAGAACTATTTGAGAATGAATAA
- the clpX gene encoding ATP-dependent Clp protease ATP-binding subunit ClpX, whose translation MIHRHCSFCDASESETNPLIAGNGVYICKNCVISAYKIMFGDEKESLAHEQSEELVDAVEKLMTPKELDKFLGDYIIGQERARKLLSVAVYNHYKRIFKTANIEDDDTEIAKSNILLIGPTGSGKTLMAQTIARVLNVPIAIADATSLTEAGYVGEDVENILTKLIQAADGDVERAQKGIIFLDEIDKVSRMSENRSITRDVSGEGVQQALLKIIEGSSVNIPPKGGRKHPNQEFTAVDTSNILFICGGAFDGLEEILKRKQGENVLGFGHDKKTKDEKKPTFDMVEPDDLVQYGLIPELIGRLPIIASLNEITEDDMVRILTEPKNSLIKQYIKLFSIDNVELSFEDDALRAIAQKAIKRKTGARGLRAILEEAMIDIMYELPEYSGYEVLITKEVIENGEQPAYIKKTTEISA comes from the coding sequence ATGATTCATAGACATTGTAGCTTTTGTGATGCAAGTGAGAGTGAAACAAATCCGCTAATTGCCGGAAACGGTGTATATATCTGTAAAAACTGTGTGATCTCAGCATATAAAATCATGTTCGGAGATGAAAAAGAATCTCTAGCACATGAACAAAGTGAAGAGCTTGTAGATGCCGTAGAAAAACTTATGACACCAAAAGAGTTAGATAAATTCTTAGGGGACTATATCATAGGTCAAGAGCGTGCACGTAAACTTTTAAGTGTAGCTGTTTACAACCACTATAAAAGAATCTTCAAAACAGCAAACATTGAAGATGACGATACAGAGATCGCAAAATCAAACATCCTTTTAATTGGACCGACAGGTAGCGGTAAAACATTAATGGCGCAAACAATTGCCAGAGTATTAAACGTACCTATCGCTATCGCTGATGCTACAAGTTTAACAGAAGCAGGATACGTAGGTGAAGATGTTGAGAATATCTTAACAAAACTGATCCAAGCAGCAGACGGTGATGTTGAACGTGCACAAAAAGGGATCATCTTTTTAGATGAGATAGACAAAGTTTCACGTATGAGTGAAAACCGTTCTATCACTCGTGATGTTTCAGGGGAAGGTGTACAGCAAGCTCTTCTTAAAATTATTGAAGGTTCATCTGTAAACATTCCGCCAAAAGGTGGTAGAAAACATCCAAATCAAGAGTTTACGGCAGTTGATACTTCAAATATTTTATTTATTTGTGGCGGTGCATTTGACGGTTTAGAAGAGATCCTAAAACGTAAGCAAGGTGAAAATGTACTAGGTTTCGGACACGATAAAAAAACTAAAGACGAGAAAAAACCGACTTTTGATATGGTTGAGCCTGATGATCTGGTACAGTACGGACTTATTCCTGAACTTATAGGTCGTCTACCGATTATCGCTTCTCTTAACGAGATTACGGAAGATGATATGGTTCGCATTTTAACTGAGCCTAAAAATTCACTTATTAAACAATATATAAAACTTTTCTCAATCGACAATGTTGAACTTAGTTTTGAAGATGATGCACTTCGTGCTATCGCACAAAAAGCAATTAAACGTAAAACGGGTGCTCGCGGACTTCGTGCAATTTTAGAAGAAGCTATGATCGATATTATGTATGAACTTCCTGAATATAGTGGGTATGAAGTACTTATCACTAAAGAAGTTATCGAGAATGGTGAACAACCGGCATATATTAAAAAAACAACAGAAATATCAGCATAA
- the fabZ gene encoding 3-hydroxyacyl-ACP dehydratase FabZ, producing the protein MMDVVEIQNILPHRYPFLLVDRITEIVKNESLVGYKNVSISEPVFEGHFPGHPIYPGVMILEGMAQAGGVLAFKSMDDLSEEEVKNKVVYFMSIDKAKFRNPVKPGDRLEYRISVIKHKGAIWLLKGEAYVDGKLTSEAELKAMIVDK; encoded by the coding sequence ATTATGGATGTTGTAGAGATTCAAAACATATTACCTCACCGTTACCCTTTCTTACTTGTTGACAGAATTACAGAGATCGTGAAAAACGAATCACTTGTTGGTTACAAAAACGTATCTATTTCTGAACCGGTATTTGAAGGACACTTTCCTGGTCACCCGATCTACCCTGGCGTTATGATCTTAGAAGGTATGGCACAAGCAGGTGGCGTTTTAGCTTTTAAAAGTATGGACGATTTAAGCGAAGAAGAAGTAAAAAATAAAGTTGTATACTTTATGAGTATCGATAAAGCAAAATTTAGAAATCCTGTAAAACCTGGTGATCGTCTTGAGTACAGAATCTCTGTTATCAAACATAAAGGTGCTATTTGGTTACTAAAAGGTGAAGCTTATGTTGACGGTAAGTTAACAAGTGAAGCTGAACTAAAAGCTATGATCGTAGATAAATAA
- a CDS encoding epoxyqueuosine reductase QueH, whose product MLVHICCSVDSHFFLEKLQKDFPEEKLTGFFYDPNIHPYSEYQLRYLDVQRSCKKLGIDLLEGEYDFENWIDAVRGLEKEPEKGARCEVCFDKRFITSAKKALELGEKKITTTLLVSPLKSQEQLKRVGDDFHAKHGVEFIAVDYRSGGGTQDQSRVTKEEQLYRQDYCGCLFGLTMQREHQDKLMDEMFSPISGQTLPASIEERLEMYTYRNELEEKGIEYKIIKQKFLNYRQFNFQLISGKKDALDAYALSYSTLPRKKAQGRIEFAAHNIHYFNREEIKFVTLEFFNEQNSTNYKTVKELIYNPLSYEQELTFRKKINNTDYDLSPIIVVENIPDTKLTIELDATTYEDTKEKIIIL is encoded by the coding sequence ATGCTAGTTCATATCTGCTGTTCGGTTGACAGTCACTTTTTCTTAGAGAAGTTACAAAAAGATTTTCCAGAGGAAAAACTGACTGGATTTTTTTACGATCCTAACATCCATCCATATTCAGAATATCAACTACGCTACCTTGATGTCCAACGATCTTGTAAAAAACTCGGCATCGATCTGCTCGAGGGTGAGTACGATTTTGAAAACTGGATCGATGCTGTACGAGGCCTTGAAAAAGAGCCAGAAAAAGGGGCTCGCTGTGAAGTCTGTTTTGACAAACGCTTCATCACAAGTGCAAAAAAGGCTCTTGAACTAGGCGAAAAAAAGATCACTACTACTTTACTTGTCAGCCCACTAAAATCACAAGAACAACTCAAACGTGTAGGCGATGATTTTCATGCAAAACACGGCGTAGAGTTTATTGCCGTAGATTACAGAAGCGGCGGCGGTACACAGGACCAATCACGAGTGACAAAAGAGGAGCAGCTTTACCGCCAAGATTATTGCGGTTGTCTTTTTGGTTTAACGATGCAAAGAGAACATCAAGACAAACTTATGGATGAGATGTTCTCCCCTATTTCCGGACAGACTCTGCCTGCTTCGATCGAAGAGCGTTTAGAGATGTATACTTATAGAAACGAGCTTGAAGAGAAGGGTATTGAATACAAAATTATCAAACAAAAGTTTTTAAACTACAGACAGTTTAACTTTCAACTTATCAGCGGCAAAAAAGATGCATTAGATGCTTATGCCCTTTCCTACTCGACACTTCCAAGAAAAAAAGCACAAGGACGCATAGAGTTCGCAGCTCATAACATTCACTACTTTAACCGTGAAGAGATAAAGTTCGTCACTTTAGAGTTTTTCAACGAGCAAAATTCTACTAATTACAAAACCGTAAAAGAGCTTATCTATAACCCTTTATCGTATGAACAAGAGTTGACTTTTAGAAAAAAAATTAACAATACCGACTATGATCTCAGTCCTATCATCGTTGTTGAAAACATCCCAGATACAAAACTTACCATAGAACTTGATGCGACAACTTATGAGGACACAAAAGAAAAGATAATAATTTTATAA
- a CDS encoding Sua5/YciO/YrdC/YwlC family protein encodes MVKSNSASRLFSLNTKVILTQTDTTVGLLSQDSNRLAHIKSRPNNKPFIKVYNSLESLKKDGKRVPKKQKKLVRLAKQTTFIVKNEAFRVASYPLNSNILRQLTWTFSTSANESGKNFDREFCQAKADIIIEDRNSLEEKTASKLLRINNKKIKRLR; translated from the coding sequence ATGGTCAAAAGCAACAGCGCTTCAAGACTTTTTAGTTTAAATACAAAAGTTATACTGACACAAACCGACACTACCGTCGGTTTGTTATCTCAAGATTCTAATCGACTCGCTCATATCAAATCACGCCCAAATAATAAACCCTTTATAAAAGTCTACAACTCTTTAGAGAGTCTCAAGAAAGATGGAAAACGGGTTCCAAAAAAACAAAAAAAGTTGGTTCGCTTAGCAAAACAGACTACTTTTATTGTAAAAAATGAGGCGTTTAGAGTCGCTTCTTATCCTCTAAATTCAAATATTTTGCGACAACTCACTTGGACATTTTCCACTTCTGCAAATGAGAGCGGGAAAAACTTTGATCGGGAATTTTGTCAAGCAAAAGCTGATATAATAATAGAAGATCGAAACTCTTTAGAAGAAAAAACAGCCTCTAAACTGTTACGTATCAACAATAAAAAAA
- a CDS encoding MipA/OmpV family protein, translating into MRYLLLGFLLFINILFAEEKKQEVSIGFGPYVQSQPYKSTSNMVIPSPVIFFDNSIFYVRWSRAGIYFLGDKKDDFAWGLSLTAQPRTLGYKPGDSEILSGMDEKKSSIEGGLAFSAKYKDTYIENMLLHDLLGYNKSWVNRTEIGTKYSIGKVNFYPSVIMLYMSEKFVNYYYGVKDNEVNLSLNRPAYKADDGFEFGVQTYIGFPITKNFSALFNFRYDLLPKSAKNSPLVEDNYIYSGLASILYNFEY; encoded by the coding sequence ATGAGATACCTTCTCCTAGGCTTCCTTTTATTTATAAATATACTCTTTGCCGAAGAAAAAAAACAAGAGGTGAGTATCGGTTTTGGTCCGTATGTACAATCACAACCATATAAAAGTACATCAAATATGGTTATTCCCTCACCTGTTATCTTTTTTGACAACTCGATCTTTTATGTTAGATGGTCAAGAGCAGGTATCTACTTTTTAGGGGATAAAAAAGATGATTTTGCATGGGGGTTATCACTCACTGCACAGCCGAGAACTTTAGGTTATAAACCGGGTGATTCTGAAATTCTTTCAGGAATGGATGAGAAAAAAAGCTCAATTGAAGGCGGTTTAGCTTTTAGTGCAAAGTATAAAGATACATATATAGAAAATATGCTTCTTCACGATCTTCTGGGATACAACAAATCATGGGTTAACAGAACAGAGATCGGGACTAAATACAGTATAGGAAAAGTTAACTTTTATCCTAGTGTCATTATGCTTTATATGAGTGAAAAATTTGTCAATTATTATTACGGTGTTAAGGATAATGAAGTTAATTTATCATTAAACAGACCCGCTTACAAAGCTGATGACGGTTTCGAATTTGGTGTACAAACTTACATTGGATTTCCAATCACAAAAAACTTTTCTGCACTTTTTAATTTCAGATACGATCTCCTTCCTAAAAGTGCTAAAAACTCCCCTTTAGTGGAAGATAACTACATTTATTCAGGATTAGCATCAATTTTATATAACTTTGAGTACTAA
- the lpxA gene encoding acyl-ACP--UDP-N-acetylglucosamine O-acyltransferase, protein MSNISKLAIIEDGAVIGENVEIGPFCHVSSEAVIGDGTKIAQGACIYGKTTIGKNNEIFSHAVIGSIPQDLKFEGEDVELIIGDNNKIREFTLFNPGTKGGGGKTIIGNHNLFMGYVHLGHDVIIGNHCILANAATLAGHVELGDYVVVGGMTPIHQFVHIGDYAMVGGASALAQDVPPFCMAEGNRASLRGLNLTGLRRHIERDDINALKSAYRELFESGKPLKDSASELLESTDNHYVTDLCNFVIKTKRGIPFERKN, encoded by the coding sequence TTGAGTAATATTTCCAAACTAGCAATCATCGAAGATGGTGCAGTTATCGGTGAAAATGTTGAGATTGGACCGTTTTGCCACGTATCTAGCGAAGCTGTGATCGGAGATGGTACAAAGATAGCACAAGGTGCTTGTATCTACGGTAAAACGACGATCGGAAAAAACAATGAGATTTTTTCACACGCTGTTATCGGTTCGATTCCGCAAGACTTAAAATTTGAAGGTGAAGATGTTGAACTAATTATCGGTGATAATAATAAGATAAGAGAGTTCACACTTTTCAATCCGGGGACAAAAGGTGGCGGTGGTAAAACTATCATCGGAAACCATAACCTTTTTATGGGGTATGTACACCTTGGTCACGATGTAATCATCGGTAACCACTGTATCTTAGCAAATGCTGCAACGTTAGCTGGTCACGTAGAGTTAGGTGACTATGTAGTAGTTGGCGGTATGACACCTATCCATCAGTTTGTTCACATCGGTGACTATGCTATGGTTGGTGGAGCTTCTGCACTTGCACAAGATGTACCTCCGTTTTGTATGGCTGAGGGAAATCGTGCAAGTTTAAGAGGACTAAACCTTACGGGTCTTAGACGCCATATTGAACGTGATGACATCAATGCACTAAAATCTGCATATCGTGAACTTTTTGAATCTGGAAAGCCGTTAAAAGATAGTGCTAGTGAACTACTAGAGAGTACGGACAACCATTACGTTACTGATCTTTGTAACTTTGTTATCAAGACAAAACGTGGTATTCCATTTGAAAGGAAAAATTAA
- the mreC gene encoding rod shape-determining protein MreC encodes MNKSSIVYFFILIALFVGALNYSSTVQKPFISSLNFIKTSYHNTISNIGNSIDRHFFQADTIDELKEQLQQYENNHLVMQELASEIDDLYKANDSNLSINPQAQLVRSISYQKLGNLNRLWLDVEDYNSSKIYGLTYKEMVAGIVIENDSKPLALLNSDIKSAYSVYIGDVKAPGIAHGNNDQYIIINFIPAWFSINEGDEVVTSGLDNIFFKGLKVGKVISITQSEGYQTAIVKPYYDPNEPNYFYMIKVVK; translated from the coding sequence ATGAATAAATCTTCGATTGTTTATTTTTTCATACTTATTGCACTCTTTGTGGGTGCATTAAACTACTCTTCAACTGTTCAAAAACCTTTTATAAGTTCACTCAACTTTATTAAAACATCTTACCACAATACAATCTCTAACATCGGCAATAGTATAGACAGACACTTTTTTCAAGCAGATACTATCGATGAATTAAAAGAGCAACTGCAACAATATGAAAACAATCATCTCGTTATGCAGGAACTTGCTTCTGAGATAGATGATCTTTATAAAGCGAATGATTCAAACTTAAGTATAAATCCGCAGGCGCAGCTTGTACGTAGCATCTCTTATCAAAAGCTTGGAAATCTTAACCGTTTATGGTTGGATGTTGAAGATTATAACTCTTCTAAGATCTATGGACTTACTTATAAAGAGATGGTTGCGGGGATCGTCATTGAAAACGACTCTAAACCTTTAGCTTTATTAAACAGCGATATCAAAAGTGCTTATTCAGTATATATCGGTGATGTGAAAGCTCCCGGAATTGCACACGGAAATAATGATCAATATATTATAATCAACTTCATTCCTGCTTGGTTTAGCATTAACGAAGGGGATGAAGTGGTAACATCGGGACTTGATAATATCTTTTTCAAAGGTCTTAAAGTTGGAAAAGTTATCTCCATCACCCAATCTGAAGGGTATCAGACTGCAATCGTCAAGCCTTATTACGATCCAAACGAACCAAACTATTTTTATATGATTAAGGTGGTAAAATGA
- the carB gene encoding carbamoyl-phosphate synthase large subunit, translating into MPKRTDIKTILLIGSGPIVIGQACEFDYSGTQAVKTLKELGYRVVLINSNPATIMTDPEFADRTYIEPIKEDIIAKIIKDENVDAVLPTMGGQTALNVAMSMYEKGMLEGVEFLGADPEAINKGEDRHLFNEAMVKIGMDLPKSKNAYSVEEAIEVAKEIGFPVISRASFTLAGGGSGVAYNMEEFEKLAQEGISASPINEIEIMESMLGWKEYEMEVIRDKADNCIIVCSIENFDPMGVHTGDSITVAPALTLTDKEYQRMRDASFAILREIGVDTGGSNVQFSIDPKTGRMIVIEMNPRVSRSSALASKATGYPIAKVATLLAVGFTLDEITNDITGTPAAFEPVIDYVVTKVPRFTFEKFPEAISTLSTSMKSVGEAMAIGRTFKESLQKALCSLETGLCGLDPIDADDEFVKHEIRRPNADRILYVAEGFRRGMSVEEMFDTCAIDPWFLYQLQELIEAEKTMTDKVLFEEEAMRMAKVDGFSDKRIAQLVSQNTDNKVTENDVFEARKKLGVRQEYNEVDTCAAEFEALTPYLYSSTNITKLPAQTRKSDKKKVLILGGGPNRIGQGIEFDYCCVHAAFALKEMDIETIMYNCNPETVSTDYDTSDVLYFEPIDFEHVREVIENENPDGIIVHFGGQTPLKLADSLTKIGAKISGTPSAVIDLAEDREQFSDFVIKHGLKQPANGLARTKEESYVIAEKLGYPVLVRPSFVLGGRGMRIVYSEDELRQYMDLAISVSNEAPVLIDKFLDQAIELDVDCISDGKEVYIGSVMQHIEEAGIHSGDSACSLPPVNLSQEMIEKVEAQTKTIALGLGVCGLMNVQYAIYEGEIYLIEVNPRASRTVPFVSKATGMPLAKVATRVMMGESLRDSLAYYDKYNIVEEVNDLLRPKLKGHISVKEAVFPFHKLYGADLVLSPEMKSTGEVMGISSNFGISFAKAQLSAGNNIPTAGTCFLSFVDADKQHGVDIAKGLVRHGFKLVATKGTQEVIAAAGVECEVVLKISEGRPNIEDAMKNDEIAMAINTSDNNTSKKDAVVIRQEVLKRNIPYFTTLSAARAAVLALDEMKDDSWSKATALQDFLV; encoded by the coding sequence ATGCCAAAACGCACCGACATTAAAACTATTTTACTTATAGGTTCTGGTCCGATCGTTATCGGTCAGGCTTGTGAGTTTGACTACTCTGGAACACAAGCAGTTAAGACTCTTAAAGAGCTTGGTTATCGCGTAGTACTGATCAACTCAAATCCAGCAACTATTATGACTGACCCTGAGTTTGCAGATAGAACATACATTGAACCAATCAAAGAAGATATCATCGCAAAAATCATCAAAGATGAAAATGTTGATGCAGTACTGCCGACTATGGGTGGACAGACTGCACTAAACGTTGCTATGAGCATGTATGAAAAAGGTATGCTAGAGGGTGTAGAATTTTTAGGTGCAGACCCGGAAGCTATCAACAAAGGTGAAGACAGACACCTTTTCAACGAAGCTATGGTAAAAATCGGTATGGATTTACCAAAAAGTAAAAATGCTTACAGCGTTGAAGAAGCTATTGAAGTAGCTAAAGAGATTGGTTTCCCTGTTATCTCTAGAGCTTCATTTACACTTGCCGGTGGCGGTTCAGGTGTAGCATACAATATGGAAGAGTTTGAGAAACTTGCTCAAGAAGGTATTTCAGCATCTCCAATCAATGAAATCGAAATTATGGAATCTATGCTTGGATGGAAAGAGTATGAGATGGAAGTTATCCGTGACAAAGCGGACAACTGTATCATCGTATGTTCAATTGAAAACTTCGATCCAATGGGTGTTCACACAGGTGATAGTATCACTGTAGCACCGGCACTTACACTTACAGATAAAGAGTACCAAAGAATGCGTGATGCTTCTTTTGCTATTCTAAGAGAGATCGGTGTTGACACAGGTGGTTCTAACGTTCAGTTCTCAATTGACCCTAAAACTGGTCGTATGATCGTAATTGAAATGAACCCGCGTGTATCTCGTTCATCTGCTCTTGCTTCAAAAGCTACTGGTTATCCAATCGCAAAAGTGGCTACACTTCTTGCAGTTGGTTTTACACTTGATGAGATCACAAATGACATTACGGGAACACCTGCGGCATTCGAGCCTGTAATCGACTACGTTGTAACAAAAGTACCACGTTTTACATTCGAGAAATTCCCTGAAGCTATCAGTACACTTTCAACTTCTATGAAATCTGTTGGTGAAGCGATGGCAATTGGGCGTACATTTAAAGAGTCTTTACAAAAAGCATTATGTTCACTTGAAACTGGGCTATGTGGACTAGATCCTATTGATGCTGATGATGAGTTTGTAAAACATGAAATCCGTCGTCCAAATGCAGACAGAATTCTTTACGTTGCAGAAGGTTTCCGCCGCGGTATGAGTGTTGAAGAGATGTTTGATACTTGTGCAATTGACCCATGGTTCTTATACCAACTGCAAGAGCTAATCGAAGCTGAGAAAACAATGACTGACAAAGTGTTATTTGAAGAAGAAGCTATGAGAATGGCAAAAGTAGACGGTTTCTCAGACAAAAGAATTGCTCAACTAGTTTCTCAAAACACTGATAACAAAGTTACTGAGAATGATGTTTTTGAAGCAAGAAAAAAACTGGGTGTAAGACAAGAGTACAACGAAGTTGACACATGTGCAGCTGAGTTTGAAGCACTTACTCCGTATCTTTATTCAAGTACAAATATTACAAAACTTCCGGCTCAAACAAGAAAATCTGATAAGAAAAAAGTTCTTATCCTTGGTGGTGGGCCAAACAGAATCGGTCAAGGTATCGAGTTTGACTACTGTTGTGTTCACGCTGCTTTTGCTTTAAAAGAGATGGATATTGAAACAATTATGTACAACTGTAACCCTGAAACTGTTTCAACAGACTACGATACATCAGATGTACTTTACTTTGAACCAATCGACTTTGAGCACGTAAGAGAAGTTATTGAGAATGAAAATCCAGATGGCATTATCGTACACTTTGGTGGACAAACACCTCTTAAACTTGCAGATTCACTTACGAAAATCGGTGCAAAAATTTCAGGAACACCTTCGGCGGTAATTGACTTGGCTGAAGATAGAGAGCAGTTCTCTGATTTCGTTATCAAGCATGGTTTAAAACAACCGGCAAACGGTTTAGCACGTACAAAAGAGGAATCTTACGTAATTGCTGAGAAGTTAGGTTACCCTGTTCTTGTCCGTCCATCATTTGTTCTTGGTGGTCGCGGTATGAGAATCGTTTATTCAGAAGATGAACTTCGCCAATACATGGACTTAGCAATCTCTGTTTCAAACGAAGCACCTGTTCTAATCGATAAATTCCTAGATCAAGCAATTGAACTTGATGTTGACTGTATCTCTGACGGTAAAGAAGTTTATATCGGTTCAGTTATGCAACACATTGAAGAAGCGGGTATCCACTCTGGAGACTCTGCTTGTTCATTACCGCCGGTAAATTTATCTCAAGAGATGATCGAGAAAGTTGAAGCTCAGACAAAAACTATTGCACTAGGACTTGGTGTATGTGGTCTTATGAATGTTCAGTACGCTATCTATGAAGGTGAAATTTACTTAATCGAAGTAAACCCTAGAGCTTCAAGAACAGTTCCGTTTGTATCTAAAGCGACAGGTATGCCACTTGCAAAAGTTGCGACTCGTGTAATGATGGGTGAGAGTTTAAGAGATTCACTTGCATACTATGACAAATACAACATTGTTGAAGAGGTAAATGATTTACTTCGTCCTAAATTAAAAGGGCATATCTCTGTTAAAGAGGCAGTATTCCCGTTCCATAAACTTTATGGTGCTGACTTAGTTCTAAGTCCTGAGATGAAGTCTACGGGTGAAGTTATGGGGATTAGTTCGAACTTCGGTATCTCATTTGCTAAAGCACAGTTAAGTGCAGGAAACAACATCCCTACAGCAGGTACATGTTTCTTATCATTTGTAGATGCAGACAAACAACATGGTGTAGATATTGCTAAAGGTTTAGTTCGCCACGGATTTAAACTTGTAGCGACTAAAGGAACTCAAGAGGTTATCGCAGCAGCAGGTGTTGAATGTGAAGTAGTTCTTAAAATCTCTGAAGGTCGTCCAAATATCGAAGATGCTATGAAAAATGATGAGATCGCAATGGCTATCAACACTTCAGACAATAACACAAGCAAAAAAGATGCTGTAGTGATTCGTCAAGAGGTTCTAAAAAGAAATATCCCATATTTCACAACTTTAAGTGCTGCTCGTGCTGCAGTACTTGCACTTGACGAAATGAAAGATGATTCATGGTCAAAAGCAACAGCGCTTCAAGACTTTTTAGTTTAA